TTCGAAGTGTCGCGCTTTGCCACGCCGACCATAACCACCGTTTCGGTGGACCCGAAAACTATCGGGCGCGAGACCGGGCAACTGCTGGGACGTTTGTTGTCGGACGGCGACCAAGCGAGTCGCACGCTTGTCCCAGTTCCTGTGAATCTGAGCTTTCGCGGCAGCACGAAATAACAAAGTGGCTGTTTATCAGGCTGTTACCGGATTTGTTTTCTCTTGTGTTACCGGTCACACTTGCTAATGTGACCGGTAACAAAAATTGAAAGCACTCTCATGCCCACCATCCGGCTCGACAATCTGGTCAAACGCTATGGCAATGTGGAGGTCTTGCACGGAATCGAGCTTGAGATGGCCGAGAACGAATTTACCGTGCTGGTTGGCCCGTCTGGCTGCGGCAAATCCACGACCTTGCGCATGATTGCTGGGCTCGAGGACGTGTCGGATGGCGAGATCTATGTCGACGACAAACCGGTCAGTCATCTGGAACCGAAAGAACGCGATCTGGCGATGGTGTTTCAGGACTACGCGCTTTATCCGCATATGAACGTCGCCCAAAACATCAGCTTTGCACTGCGACTGGCCCGCCGCCCGAAATCCGAGATCAACGCCAAGGTCAAGGAAGTGGCCGACATGGTCGGGCTCACCGAGTTCCTCGGCCGCAAGCCCGGCGCCTTGTCGGGCGGACAACGCCAGCGGGTCGCGATGGCGCGCGCGCTGGCCAAGGACAGCGGCATTTTCCTGTTTGACGAACCGCTGTCGAACCTCGATGCGAAACTGCGCGGGCAGATGCGCGCAGAACTGGCGCTGATGAGCCAGCGGGTTCAGAAAAACATGATCTACGTCACCCACGACCAGATCGAGGCGATGACGCTCGCCGATCGGATCGTCGTAATGCATGGCGGTTACATCCAGCAGCAGGGCACGCCCGAGGAACTTTTCAAGCGCCCGGTCAACAAGTTCGTTGCGGGATTCATGGGTATGCCGCCAATGAACTTCCTGGATGGCACGTTGGAAGAACGCGCCGGAGACATTTGGGTCACCGGCGACGGCTTCAACCTGAAACTGACCGGGGAAACTGCAGCCAAGGCCAAGGCGCATTCAAGCCGCGACGTGACACTGGGTATCCGCCCGTCCGACCTCAACTACGAAGAGGGCGCTGACCCCGCAGGTGCGCTCACGCTTGATGTTCAGGTGTCCGAATATGTCGGCGCGCAATCTGTCTTGCTCTGCAAATGCGGCCCCGCACAGGTGATGGTCGAGGTGAACTCGGAAACCCCTGTCGCCCTCGGCCAGACCCTTACCTTCGCAGTCAACCAACGCGGCGTCCACCTGTTCGACCGCACAACCGAAACCGCACTTTGAAGACCATAAAGTTCTAAGGGAGGAACACATGTTCAAAGGACTGAAAACCACGGCGTTGGGTCTGACGACCGCCGCCATCATGGTAGGGGCGGCCTATGCCAACCCATACGAGGAATATGCCGGCACGACGCTGATCGTGAACTTCCCCGCGCACCCGCACTACAACGCCGCGATGAAGGTACTGCCCGAATTCACCAAGGAAACGGGTATCGAAGTCGAAGTCGACCAGCTGCCTTACCTGAAGATGCGCGAACGTCAGACTCTGGAACTGGCTCAGGACGAAGGCGAATACGACCTCATTTCCTACGTCGTGTTTTCCAAGGCCGACTATGTGTTTGCCGACCAGCTGGAGAACCTGGCGAAGTATTTCATGAACCCCAAACTGGCCGACCCGAACTATGACGCCGGTGATCTGATCGACGGCTATGTTGAAAACATCGGTGTCGCGGGCGGCTTCAAGGGCTATCTGCCGGGTCCGACCGGCTCGCTGTTCGGCATCCCGTTTGGGTCTGAAACGTCCGTCCTCGCCTACCGCAAGGACATCTTTGAAAAGCACGGGATCCCGACGCCCGAAACCTATGATCAACTGCTTGATGCGGCATGCAAGATCCCCGAGGTTGAGCCGGGCATGGGCGGTATGGCGTCGCGCGCGGCGTCTGGCCACCAGGCCAGCCACGCGTTCCTTCTGCACCTCGCCCCCCTTGGCGGCCGCGTCTTTGACGATGCGTGGAACCCTATCATCAACAACGCCGCCGGCGTCGAAGCGGCCAACGCGCTAAAAACCATCGTCGACTGCGGCCCCGAAGGCGCGATGAGCTTTGGCCCGTCCGAAGCGGCCAACGCATTTGCCAGCGGTCAGGCGGCCATGTTCATGGATTCCATTGCTTTCATGCCAGGGTTCGAAGATCCAGAGCGCAGCCAGGTCGTGGGCAAGGTTGGCTATGCGATGCATCCCGAAGGTGTGCGTCGCGGCAGCCAAACCGGTGGCTTTGGCATCGGCATCCCCAAGAACGCCGAGAACAAGGAAGCAGCCTTCCTGCTGATGCAGTGGCTGACGTCCAAAAAAGGGGACCTGATGGTCGCCATGGAAGGCGGCAACCCCTCGCGCTTCTCGACCTACCAAGACGCAGGTCTGAACGAAAAGTACCCGTTCGCCGCGACCTTTGGTGAAGCGCTGAAATTCGCCGACCCCGACTGGCGCCCGATCATCCCCGTTTGGGGCAAGATCAATGCCGACATCGGCACGACCATGTCCAAGGTGCTGACCGAGGATCTGGACATTCAGGAAGCCCTCGATGGCGTGGCCGAACGGACCCGCGCCGTGATGGAAGACGCCGGCTACTACACCTGGCAATAAGCCATTCCTCCTGCCGGGGCGTGCGGTGTCACGCCCGCGCCCCGGCCTTTTCCCTTCCTGAGTCCCAAAGGCATCACCATGCGCACCGCGATGGCCAACCGATTGACGCCCTACATGTTCATGGCGCCCGCCGCGATCATCATGGCAATCGCGCTGATGTACCCGCTGGGGTACATGGTCTGGGGTAGTTTCCGTGACTGGAATCCCAGCCAGACCATTGGTGAGGCCGAGTTCGTGGGCCTCAAGAACTACATCTTTCTGTGGAACGACCCGAACTTTCACGAAAGCCTGGGCGTCACGCTGCGCTTTGCCTTCTTCGTCGTTACCATCGAGATGATCATCGGTGTTGGCCTCGCCCTGCTGCTCGACCGCGAGATCCGTGGTATCTCGATCCTGCGCACCATGTTCATCCTGCCCATGATGATTGCACCCGTCGTGGTGGGCCTGATGTGGCGCTATATGTACCACCCGACTGTCGGCACGTTTAACCGCTTTCTTGACAGCATCGGCCTGCCGCGCGTGGACTGGTTAGGGGATCACGCCCTCACCTCCGTCATCATCGCAGACATCTGGCAATGGACGCCCTTCATCTTCATCCTGTCGCTTGCCGCCCTGCAATCGTTGCCCCGTTCGGCTTTGGAGGCCGCGCGCATCGACGGTGCCACCGCATGGCAACAGATCATCCACATCAAGCTGCCGCTGATGATGCCCGTCCTGATCGTCACGGCACTCCTACGCCTGATCGACGCCTTCAAGGTACTGGAAGTGATCCTTGTGATGACCGAGGGCGGCCCGGGCCTCAGCACCGAAATCCTGGCGCTGCGGATCAGTCGCACCGCCACCGAATTCCGCGAACTTGGCGTCGCGGCGGCCATGTCCAACTATCTGCTGATCCTGCTCTTGCTGCTGACCGTGGGCATGTTCGCCTTCAACCGCTGGCAGGAATCCCGCGCCGCCCGCCTGAACGCCCTGGTCGAGGAGGAAAGCTGATGGCCACCCCCAACTCCCGCGCCAATCCCGCCTTCTACGCCGTCATCGCGCTGCTGGTCTTCATGTCCGTAGGTCCCGTGATCCTGATGTTCATGAATTCGTTCAAGCTGGACGTAGACATCATCTCTGGCACCTCCGGTCTCATCTTCCTGCCGACGATCCAGAACTACGAAAAGGCGCTTTGCGACGTGCTCTGGTACGAACCGGACCACATTGATTTCTGTTCGCTCAAATTCGGCAATGCTTTCATCAACTCGCTGATCATCGCGCTGATCTCGACCGCGCTGACGCTGGTGATCGGATGCATGGCCGCCTACGCGCTGGTGCGCTTCCGGTTCATGGGGCGGGACACTGTTTCACTCAGCACGCTGATGGTGCGCATGGTGCCGCCCGCCGTGCTACTCGTCCCTGTCTTCGGTTTGTGGAATAACGAGTTCTGTCTGGATCGCGATGGCATCATCGGAGGCGCGATCCGCGACGCGTTTGGCGGGCGAGGCGATGTCTGCCTCGCCGGCACGCACTCCGGTATCATCCTGATCTATGTCGCGATGAACCTGCCCTTCGTGATCTGGATCCTGCAAAGCTTCATCGTGCAGGTCCCCCGTTCTCTGGAAGAGGCGGCGCGGGTCGATGGCGCAGGGCCGTTCCAGGTGTTCTTCAAGGTCGTGCTGCCACTGATCAAACCGGGCCTTGCTGCCGCCGCGATCTTCACCTTCCGCATCGCATGGAACGAATACCTGCTCGCTTCGGCCCTGTCGGACCGCGACACCCGCACGGTGCCGATCCTGATCGTGAACAACATGTCCGAGTTTAACGTGGAATGGGGGGTGATCATGGCCACAGGCATGCTGCTGGCAATCCCGCCCATCATCTTCACTCTGCTGGCCAGCCGCCAGATCATCACCGGCATGACGGCCGGGGCGGTCAAGGGCTGATGGACTGGCTCCTCGCCCCCATTGATCCAACCCGCACGCACGAGGTCGGCTTTGCCATCTCGTGGCACGCAAGGTCGATGGTGCTGGCTTGGGGCATCCTCGCACCGCTCGCGGTGATCATCGCCCGGTTTTTCAAGGTCATGCCGGGCCAGGATTGGCCGCGCGAGGTTGACAACCTCGTCTGGTGGCGCAGCCACTGGATCGGGCAATCTCTGGTCGTCGGCCTGTCGGGCCTTGGCCTCTTGCTCGTGCTGCCCAGCGATCTGGCGTCGATGAGCCTGCACAACTGGCTGGGATACGCAGTCCTTGCAGGCGCGACGATGCAGGTCCTTCTGGGCCTGGTGCGAGGGTCCAAAGGGGGGCCAACCGACACGCAAATGCGCGGTCACCATTACGACATGACACCCTGGCGGCGCATGTTCGAGACACTGCACAAGGGGGTCGGCTATACTGTGATCCTGTTGGGCATCATCACAATTCTGCTGGGCCTTTGGAAAGCCAACGGCCCGGTCTGGATGTGGCTGACATTGACGATATGGTGGGCGGTGTTGGCGGTTCTGTTCGTGGCACTTCAACGGCGCGGCATGGCGATTGACACATATCAGGCGATCTGGGGCACCGACCCCGCCCATCCCGGCAACCAGGGCCCGACACCGGGCTGGGGCGTGCGCCGGTTTGGCGAGACTATGGAAGGAAAAGACGATGTTCGGCGTGATCGAGGGGACCGGGTTCGAAGTCATTGAACCCGAATTTGCCAACTGCTTTGTGGGCCATGCCCGTGTCGAACGGCTCTGGACCGGTGCCCGCTGGTCAGAAGGGCCGGTCTGGTTCGCTGCAGGGCGTTATCTGCTGTGGTCTGACATCCCCAACAACCGCATCCTGCGATACGACGACACGGACGGGTCGGTGTCGACCTACCGCCAGCCGTCCTGCAACTCCAACGGTCACACCGTCGACCGGCAAGGTCGGCTTGTATCCTGCGAACATCAGTCCCGACGGGTCACACGCACGGAACATGATGGTTCGATCACCGTCATTGCGGACAGCTATCGGGGCAAGCGCCTGAACTCGCCCAACGACGTCGTCGTGAAATCAGACGGCTCGGTATGGTTCACCGATCCCAGCTACGGCATCCTCATGGACTATGAAGGCGACAGGGCCGACAGCGAAATCGGCGCATGTCATGTCTACCGCGTCGATCCATCGGGCGAGATCACAATCGCTGCTGACGACTACATGAAACCCAACGGCCTTGCCTTCTCACCGGACGAATCGATGCTCTACATCGCGGACACCGGCATCACCCATGACCCGGATGGCCCAAAGCACATCCGCCGCCACAGCGTAAATGCAGACGGCACATTGTCCGGCGGCGATGTCTTCGCCACCTGCACCGAAGGGCTGTTTGACGGCTTCCGCCTAGACACCGACGGCCGCATATGGAGCTCTGCCGCGGACGGTGTGCACTGTATCAATTCCGACGGCGTGCTGATCGGAAAGGTGCACATCCCCGAACTGGTCGGAAATGTCTGCTTTGGTGGTGAGAAGTTGAACCGGCTGTTCATTGCCGGCACAACCTCGCTCTATTCCGTGTTCCTGAACGTGAACGGCGTCTCACCCCTGTAGGTGCTGATCCAGCCACGGACCATGATGCGCACCATCCTTGTCAGTCCGCTCAAAACTGTGCGCTCCGAAGTAATCGCGCTGCGCCTGTAGCATGTTCGCCGTTGTGCAGGCGCTGGTGAGCGTGTCGAAGTAGTTCAGCGCCGCCGCGAGCGCGGGCACAGGCTGGCCTGACCCCATGGCAACCACGGCCACCTTGCGCAACCCGGCCACGTTCTTGCGCAGAATGTCCGCAAAATAGGGCGCCAGCGCCAGATTCCGATCAGGCGCGTCGGTCAACGCCGACGCCATGTCGTTCAACATCGCCGACCGGATGATGCACCCTTCGCGCCAGACCTCGGCAATCTCGGCCATCGGCAGGTCCCAGCCATAGTCAACACTTGCCTTGATCAGCAACTCGAACCCTTGGGCATAGCACAGAACCTTGCCCGCGATCAGTGCCTGCTCCAATTCATCAAAGCTGAGCGCGCCGTCAGCCAATGCGCCCCCGGATGGCCCAAATACATCTGCTCCGGCCAGACGAAGGTCGCGGGCAGCGGACATGTTTCGGGCCACAACGGCCGCCTCGATCACGGGCACCGGCGCACCCAGCATCTGGCTCTCGATCACCGTCCAACGGCCGGTGCCCTTCTGCCCGGCACGGTCCAGGATCATGTCCAGCATCGCATTGCCGGTGTCAGGGTCCGTTGCGCCGGCCACCTTACCGGAAATCTCGATCAGATAGCTTTGCAGCAACCCTTCGTTCCAGCGATCAAACACCGCACCACACGCCGCCGCAGTCATGCCAATTCCGTCGCGCATCACGCCATAGGCTTCGGCAATCAACTGCATGTCGGCATATTCGATCCCGTTGTGCACCGTCTTGACGAAATGTCCGGCCCCGCCGGCGCCCATATAGTTGGCACAGGGATGGCCCTCGTACTTGGCCGAAATGGCCCTGAGGATATGGGCCACGCGGTCCCAGGCCTCGGGTGTCCCCCCGCCCATGATCGACGGGCCAAAGCGGGCGCCTTCGGCCCCGCCCGACACACCTATGCCAAGATACGGTACACCAGCATCCACTGCATCCTTGGCGCGTCGTTCCGTGTCGTGAAAATTGGCATTGCCTGCATCGATGATCATGTCGTCTGCATCCAGTAGCGGGCGCAGGTGTTCGATTTGCGCGTCCACCGCGTCACCCGCCGGAACCATCAGGATGATGTTGCGTGGGCTGGCAAGGCCTTGCACGAAATCCTCGAGCGCGGCATGGCCAGTAATCCGTTCGGCCAGATCCCCTGCCTTGTCCATGAACTCCGGAATACGGGCCGCCGTGCGATTGTGAACGGCCACACGGAACCCGTTGTCCGCGATGTTGAGTGCCAGCATCGCTCCCATCGTTCCCAATCCGATCACACCGATTTCTGCTGCAGACATGTGCTTTCCTCTTCCCGGAGCCACTGTTATGTTACCGATAACAAAGCTGATGAAAGGATGGAAGTCATGCATGTCGAAAAGTCGCTGAGCCTTGCTCATGAGGGTGTCATGGCCATGCTGACCGCCGCCGTTGCCCGCGCCGAAGACATGGGTCAGCCGCAGTGTATCGTGATCGTTGACGCCAGTGGCGTGACCCTTGGACAGTTGCGGATGAGCGGGGCAAAATTTCTGAGCCTGAAGAGCGCAGGGACCAAGGCCCGCACCGCCGCGTCAATCAAAGCGCCGAGCGACGCAATCCCCGAAGCCGTCGGTCCAGCAATTGCGGCAGCAACCGACAATGCGGTGACCCGTTTGGGTGGTGGCCTGCCGATCTACGTGGACGGGCATTGCGTTGGCGGGATCGGTGTCGGATCCGGCACCGCGGATCAGGACAAGGATGTCGCGCGGGCGGCCCTTGCCGCGATCGGCGCCACGGAGGCGCCATAAGCCTGTCCATCACAAGCAAATGTGACCGCTCGCGACCAAGCTAGGGCTAAAGTCGCATATGGCGTCGCCGTGGGCGCAGCTATCTTATGCGTGTGAAAGAGGAGGAATCTGCAATGGCATGGACCAAACCCAAAGCGCGCGAAATCAAGTGCGGCATGGAAATCAACATGTATGGCCCCGGTGAAGACGATGACCGCGGCGCAGAGCGTGACGTGATCTAAGGCACCTTTCGGTCCATGAGACTGATTGTACTTGGGGCAGCTGCCGGTGGGGGGCTGCCCCAATGGAATTGTGGGTGCCGCAACTGCGCGGATGCACGCGCCGGGGTGATCCCGCGCATGACACAATCCTCTGTCGCGGTAACCGTGGATGGATCGGCTTGGGTGGTTTTGAACGCCTCGCCTGACATTAGGGTGCAAGTGGACACCTGCCCGCAGATGCACCCGCCAGCATTGCGCGGTTCACCGATTGCGTCCGTGGTTCTGACCAACGGCGATATCGACCATATTGCCGGGCTGCTGACCCTACGGGAAAAGACGGGGTTTGATGTGTACACAACCTCGGCCGGCCTGGACATTCTTGCCTCCAACACGGTGTTCGGCGTCCTGGACCCGGCACTTGTCACCCAGCGCGCGATCACGCTGGATACACCGTTTGAACCCGTTCCGGGGTTGCGTATCACACCGTTTGCCGTGCCAGGAAAGGTGGCGCTTTTTCTGGAAGGCGACACCCTGAACCTTGAAGAAGTGGGGGAGCAGACCGTGGGCCTGATGCTGGAAGATGGCGTGTCGCGTGCCGCGTATGTGCCGGGCTGCGCAGCTGTGCCGGACTGGCTGCACGACAGGCTGGACGGTGTTGACCTGCTGCTGTTCGACGGCACCGTCTGGAACAATGACGACATGCAACGGACCGGGACCGGCGAAAAGACGGGGGCCCGCATGGGACATGTGCCGCTGAACGGGGCACAGGGCAGTCTGGCCCGGCTGAGCGATCTGTCAGCGCGCAAGGTGTTCATCCATATCAACAACACCAACCCGATCCTGCAGCCAGACAGCGCCGAACGCGCAACAGTTATCGACCACGGCTGGGACATCGCCTATGACGGGATGGAGATCACGCTGTGACCGACCAGCCCGACAGCGCGCAAGTGTTCGAGGCACGGCTGCGTGCCGTCGGTGACGCGCAGTACCATGACAAACACCCCTTTCATCATCTGCTGCATTCAGGCGGATGCACACCGGATCAGGTGCGGGCGTGGGTGATCAACCGCTACTACTACCAGACCCGAATCCCCATGAAGGACGCCGCGTTCATGTCCCGTGTCTCGGACCCCGCCTTGCGCCGCGCGTGGCGTTCGCGGATCGAAGATCACGATGGGTCTGCGCCTGGCGAAGGCGGAATTGCGCGCTGGCTCAAGCTGGCCGAAGGCGTGGGACTGGACCCAGACTATGTCGCGTCAGAGGCGGGCATACTGCCCGCTACCCGCTTTGCCGTGGACGCCTATGTGCGCTTTGTCCGCGACGAACCCCTACTGCCTGCCGTTGCCTCGTCTTTGACTGAACTTTTTGCCCCGGCCATCCACAAGAACCGGATCGCAGGACTGTTGGAACATTACGCGTTCGCGAACG
The DNA window shown above is from uncultured Tateyamaria sp. and carries:
- a CDS encoding cytochrome B, yielding MDWLLAPIDPTRTHEVGFAISWHARSMVLAWGILAPLAVIIARFFKVMPGQDWPREVDNLVWWRSHWIGQSLVVGLSGLGLLLVLPSDLASMSLHNWLGYAVLAGATMQVLLGLVRGSKGGPTDTQMRGHHYDMTPWRRMFETLHKGVGYTVILLGIITILLGLWKANGPVWMWLTLTIWWAVLAVLFVALQRRGMAIDTYQAIWGTDPAHPGNQGPTPGWGVRRFGETMEGKDDVRRDRGDRVRSH
- a CDS encoding sugar ABC transporter permease, which codes for MRTAMANRLTPYMFMAPAAIIMAIALMYPLGYMVWGSFRDWNPSQTIGEAEFVGLKNYIFLWNDPNFHESLGVTLRFAFFVVTIEMIIGVGLALLLDREIRGISILRTMFILPMMIAPVVVGLMWRYMYHPTVGTFNRFLDSIGLPRVDWLGDHALTSVIIADIWQWTPFIFILSLAALQSLPRSALEAARIDGATAWQQIIHIKLPLMMPVLIVTALLRLIDAFKVLEVILVMTEGGPGLSTEILALRISRTATEFRELGVAAAMSNYLLILLLLLTVGMFAFNRWQESRAARLNALVEEES
- the pqqB gene encoding pyrroloquinoline quinone biosynthesis protein PqqB — encoded protein: MRLIVLGAAAGGGLPQWNCGCRNCADARAGVIPRMTQSSVAVTVDGSAWVVLNASPDIRVQVDTCPQMHPPALRGSPIASVVLTNGDIDHIAGLLTLREKTGFDVYTTSAGLDILASNTVFGVLDPALVTQRAITLDTPFEPVPGLRITPFAVPGKVALFLEGDTLNLEEVGEQTVGLMLEDGVSRAAYVPGCAAVPDWLHDRLDGVDLLLFDGTVWNNDDMQRTGTGEKTGARMGHVPLNGAQGSLARLSDLSARKVFIHINNTNPILQPDSAERATVIDHGWDIAYDGMEITL
- the pqqC gene encoding pyrroloquinoline-quinone synthase PqqC is translated as MTDQPDSAQVFEARLRAVGDAQYHDKHPFHHLLHSGGCTPDQVRAWVINRYYYQTRIPMKDAAFMSRVSDPALRRAWRSRIEDHDGSAPGEGGIARWLKLAEGVGLDPDYVASEAGILPATRFAVDAYVRFVRDEPLLPAVASSLTELFAPAIHKNRIAGLLEHYAFANADTLSYFRNRLNEAPKDVAFGLKWVLDHAVTKADQDAAVRALTFKTEVLWAQLDALWSAYVEPGRIPPGGWRPGEGLAQ
- a CDS encoding carbohydrate ABC transporter permease, coding for MATPNSRANPAFYAVIALLVFMSVGPVILMFMNSFKLDVDIISGTSGLIFLPTIQNYEKALCDVLWYEPDHIDFCSLKFGNAFINSLIIALISTALTLVIGCMAAYALVRFRFMGRDTVSLSTLMVRMVPPAVLLVPVFGLWNNEFCLDRDGIIGGAIRDAFGGRGDVCLAGTHSGIILIYVAMNLPFVIWILQSFIVQVPRSLEEAARVDGAGPFQVFFKVVLPLIKPGLAAAAIFTFRIAWNEYLLASALSDRDTRTVPILIVNNMSEFNVEWGVIMATGMLLAIPPIIFTLLASRQIITGMTAGAVKG
- the ugpC gene encoding sn-glycerol-3-phosphate ABC transporter ATP-binding protein UgpC, encoding MPTIRLDNLVKRYGNVEVLHGIELEMAENEFTVLVGPSGCGKSTTLRMIAGLEDVSDGEIYVDDKPVSHLEPKERDLAMVFQDYALYPHMNVAQNISFALRLARRPKSEINAKVKEVADMVGLTEFLGRKPGALSGGQRQRVAMARALAKDSGIFLFDEPLSNLDAKLRGQMRAELALMSQRVQKNMIYVTHDQIEAMTLADRIVVMHGGYIQQQGTPEELFKRPVNKFVAGFMGMPPMNFLDGTLEERAGDIWVTGDGFNLKLTGETAAKAKAHSSRDVTLGIRPSDLNYEEGADPAGALTLDVQVSEYVGAQSVLLCKCGPAQVMVEVNSETPVALGQTLTFAVNQRGVHLFDRTTETAL
- the pqqA gene encoding pyrroloquinoline quinone precursor peptide PqqA, which codes for MAWTKPKAREIKCGMEINMYGPGEDDDRGAERDVI
- the gndA gene encoding NADP-dependent phosphogluconate dehydrogenase, which translates into the protein MSAAEIGVIGLGTMGAMLALNIADNGFRVAVHNRTAARIPEFMDKAGDLAERITGHAALEDFVQGLASPRNIILMVPAGDAVDAQIEHLRPLLDADDMIIDAGNANFHDTERRAKDAVDAGVPYLGIGVSGGAEGARFGPSIMGGGTPEAWDRVAHILRAISAKYEGHPCANYMGAGGAGHFVKTVHNGIEYADMQLIAEAYGVMRDGIGMTAAACGAVFDRWNEGLLQSYLIEISGKVAGATDPDTGNAMLDMILDRAGQKGTGRWTVIESQMLGAPVPVIEAAVVARNMSAARDLRLAGADVFGPSGGALADGALSFDELEQALIAGKVLCYAQGFELLIKASVDYGWDLPMAEIAEVWREGCIIRSAMLNDMASALTDAPDRNLALAPYFADILRKNVAGLRKVAVVAMGSGQPVPALAAALNYFDTLTSACTTANMLQAQRDYFGAHSFERTDKDGAHHGPWLDQHLQG
- a CDS encoding extracellular solute-binding protein, translated to MFKGLKTTALGLTTAAIMVGAAYANPYEEYAGTTLIVNFPAHPHYNAAMKVLPEFTKETGIEVEVDQLPYLKMRERQTLELAQDEGEYDLISYVVFSKADYVFADQLENLAKYFMNPKLADPNYDAGDLIDGYVENIGVAGGFKGYLPGPTGSLFGIPFGSETSVLAYRKDIFEKHGIPTPETYDQLLDAACKIPEVEPGMGGMASRAASGHQASHAFLLHLAPLGGRVFDDAWNPIINNAAGVEAANALKTIVDCGPEGAMSFGPSEAANAFASGQAAMFMDSIAFMPGFEDPERSQVVGKVGYAMHPEGVRRGSQTGGFGIGIPKNAENKEAAFLLMQWLTSKKGDLMVAMEGGNPSRFSTYQDAGLNEKYPFAATFGEALKFADPDWRPIIPVWGKINADIGTTMSKVLTEDLDIQEALDGVAERTRAVMEDAGYYTWQ
- a CDS encoding heme-binding protein: MHVEKSLSLAHEGVMAMLTAAVARAEDMGQPQCIVIVDASGVTLGQLRMSGAKFLSLKSAGTKARTAASIKAPSDAIPEAVGPAIAAATDNAVTRLGGGLPIYVDGHCVGGIGVGSGTADQDKDVARAALAAIGATEAP
- a CDS encoding SMP-30/gluconolactonase/LRE family protein, which gives rise to MFGVIEGTGFEVIEPEFANCFVGHARVERLWTGARWSEGPVWFAAGRYLLWSDIPNNRILRYDDTDGSVSTYRQPSCNSNGHTVDRQGRLVSCEHQSRRVTRTEHDGSITVIADSYRGKRLNSPNDVVVKSDGSVWFTDPSYGILMDYEGDRADSEIGACHVYRVDPSGEITIAADDYMKPNGLAFSPDESMLYIADTGITHDPDGPKHIRRHSVNADGTLSGGDVFATCTEGLFDGFRLDTDGRIWSSAADGVHCINSDGVLIGKVHIPELVGNVCFGGEKLNRLFIAGTTSLYSVFLNVNGVSPL